A stretch of the Agelaius phoeniceus isolate bAgePho1 chromosome 1, bAgePho1.hap1, whole genome shotgun sequence genome encodes the following:
- the LRATD2 gene encoding protein LRATD2 → MGNQVEKLTHLNYKEVPTADPTGMDRDEGPRIGVSYIFSNDDDELEQQQDSVHDLGGENPALQPYDPQLHEVECSVYYRDECIYQKSFSEEDTQLEGDGGGGGHLSTYTPENLLNRCKPGDLVEFVCQAQYPHWVVYVGDFQVVHLHRLEVVNSFLTDASQGRRGRIANQLYRYKPLSPAAVVRNALEQVGCKDRDLSWRNSECFAAWCRYGKREFKIGGELRIGKQPYRLQIRLGDKRSHTLEFQSLEDLIMEKRRNDQIGRAAVIQELSSHLQAAEEEEEEDEVHHHPGAQTAVE, encoded by the coding sequence ATGGGGAACCAGGTGGAGAAGCTGACCCATCTCAACTACAAGGAAGTTCCCACGGCCGACCCGACAGGTATGGACAGAGATGAAGGGCCAAGGATCGGGGTCTCCTACATCTTTTCGAATGATGATgatgagctggagcagcagcaggattcGGTGCATGACCTGGGCGGTGAGaaccctgccctgcagccctacGATCCCCAGCTGCACGAGGTGGAGTGCTCAGTCTATTACCGGGACGAGTGTATTTACCAGAAGAGCTTTTCAGAGGAGGACACGCAGCTAGAGGGTGATGGAGGAGGTGGGGGGCATCTGAGCACCTACACCCCCGAGAACCTGCTGAATAGGTGTAAGCCAGGTGACCTGGTGGAGTTTGTGTGCCAAGCCCAGTACCCGCACTGGGTGGTCTATGTGGGGGATTTTCAAGTCGTGCACCTCCATCGGCTGGAGGTGGTGAACAGCTTCCTCACCGACGCCAGCCAGGGCAGACGCGGCCGCATTGCCAACCAGCTGTACCGCTACAAACCCCTCAGCCCGGCCGCGGTGGTGCGCAATGCCCTGGAGCAGGTGGGTTGCAAGGATCGGGACTTGAGCTGGAGAAACTCGGAGTGTTTTGCTGCCTGGTGCCGATACGGCAAGCGAGAGTTTAAAATCGGCGGGGAGCTGCGCATAGGCAAGCAGCCCTACCGATTGCAGATCCGGCTGGGGGACAAGCGCAGCCACACGCTGGAGTTTCAGAGCCTGGAGGATCTGATCatggagaagaggagaaatgACCAGATTGGTAGAGCTGCTGTGATCCAGGAGCTCTCCAGCCAcctgcaggctgcagaggaggaggaagaggaggatgaagtCCATCATCATCCAGGTGCTCAGACTGCTGTGGAGTAG